The Aneurinibacillus uraniidurans genome segment TTGACGGGGCGCATAATGTAGATGGAATAAAAGCATTAAAACAGACCTTGGATGATTACTATCCGGGACAGCGGATTCGACTTGTATTCTCAGCGCTTGGTGATAAGGAATACGCACAGATGGTAGCCGAACTAGCACCGGCCTGCGCTGAAGTATGGGTGGCACGTACCGCTCATCCACGGGCAGCGGAACCGGAGAAAATTGCTGCTGTATTCCAGCAGGTGATACCAGAAATTCCGGTGCATGTATATGAGAACGGCACAGAAGCGTGGGAAGCGGCTTGCACCAATGCTGGGCCGGAGGATGTCATTCTGGTAGCGGGCTCGCTTTATTTTATTTCAGATGTACGGAACGGATGGAAACAAACTAGGAAAGCTGGTGATGAATAAGATGAACACACAGGATAGACAGCAGGAATCGACGAAACGCGAACACGTTCATTTTATCGGCATTGGCGGGTATGGAATGAGTGCCATCGCCCGAGTGATGCTGGATATGGGGTACCATGTAACAGGCTCGGACGTGGCACGCAAAGAACTAACAGATAAGCTGCAAAAAAAAGGAGCACACGTATTTATTGGACACCAGGCGGAGAACGTTGCCAATGCGGATATCGTTGTGTACTCGACTGATATTCCGAAAGACAACGTGGAGCTTACAACGGCGAAAGAGCAAGGGATTACACTGATTCACCGCTCGCAAATGCTTGGTCGTCTGTTGAATGAGAAAAAAGGGATCGCCGTTGCGGGTGCACACGGGAAAACAACAACGTCTTCCATGATTGCCCTTGTGATGGAAAAAGCCGGAGCGGACCCGACTTACATCATTGGCGGGGAAATTATGGACATCGGCAGCAACGCGCGTGCCGGAGCAGGAGAATATGTCGTAGCGGAAGCTGATGAGAGCGATGGTACGTTCCTTGAATATTTCCCGCATATCGCGGTTGTCACAAATATTGAGCCCGACCATCTTGAAAACTATGGCGGCGACTTTGAAAATCTGAAAAAAGCATACCGTCAATTCCTTTCGCAAGTAAAAGCGGACGGAAAAGCGGTTGTATGTGTCGACGATGCATATGTTCGTGAAATGATTGAGGCACAAAAAGAAAATGTGTCATTCCTTACATACGGCATTGAACGTGATGCTGATTATACAGCTGCCAATATTGAACCGGGTGATCGGACAGTTTCATTTGATGTGCTGCATAAAGGGCAGATGCTAGGAAGAATGAAGCTTTCTGTGCCAGGGATGCACAATGTGTATAATGCATTGGCAACGACAGCGGTCTGCTTAGAAGCCGGGCTGACATTTGAAGCGATTGTGCAGGTAATTGT includes the following:
- the murC gene encoding UDP-N-acetylmuramate--L-alanine ligase — its product is MNKMNTQDRQQESTKREHVHFIGIGGYGMSAIARVMLDMGYHVTGSDVARKELTDKLQKKGAHVFIGHQAENVANADIVVYSTDIPKDNVELTTAKEQGITLIHRSQMLGRLLNEKKGIAVAGAHGKTTTSSMIALVMEKAGADPTYIIGGEIMDIGSNARAGAGEYVVAEADESDGTFLEYFPHIAVVTNIEPDHLENYGGDFENLKKAYRQFLSQVKADGKAVVCVDDAYVREMIEAQKENVSFLTYGIERDADYTAANIEPGDRTVSFDVLHKGQMLGRMKLSVPGMHNVYNALATTAVCLEAGLTFEAIVQVIVLFRGAKRRFQVIGEVNDILVVDDYAHHPTEIEATLEACRSTNRRTVAIFQPQRYTRTFFLLDAFSKAFKEADEVIIVDIYSPANDPEIEGVSAAKLVELIRQNSNANARYIATKQEVVAELEKRTQPGDLVITMGAGDIWKVAEQFVTVLEQK